In the genome of Desulfofarcimen acetoxidans DSM 771, one region contains:
- a CDS encoding PHP domain-containing protein has protein sequence MKLFADYHTHTVFSDGLGTVRENAASAAARGLSEVAITDHGPRNIVTGMKGLDKLNIMLEEVARVNRLDLGVKVLAGLEASVVSSSGELELSRRAIKQLDLLVAGLHPYFLPRQLKDLWHFVLPNHLGRVRRSSGAKLKNTNTKALTEAVRRYPVDIVSHPNFMMPVELQELAPVCAERNSSLEINTGHVYNKDMIVLAAQKAGAKLVINSDAHTPQRVGDLASGLALVERLKFPLQRVVNLRLE, from the coding sequence ATGAAATTATTTGCTGACTATCATACTCATACGGTTTTTAGCGACGGACTGGGTACTGTCCGGGAAAACGCCGCATCGGCCGCTGCCAGAGGACTGAGTGAGGTGGCTATAACCGATCACGGGCCGAGGAATATTGTCACCGGCATGAAGGGTTTGGATAAACTTAATATTATGCTTGAAGAAGTCGCCCGGGTTAACCGGCTTGACCTGGGTGTTAAAGTATTGGCCGGTTTGGAAGCCAGCGTTGTAAGCAGTTCGGGCGAGCTGGAGCTGAGCAGGAGAGCTATTAAACAGCTTGACCTGTTGGTTGCCGGCCTGCACCCTTACTTTTTACCCCGCCAACTTAAAGATTTGTGGCATTTTGTTCTGCCCAATCACCTGGGCAGGGTCAGGCGCAGCAGCGGTGCGAAGCTAAAAAATACCAACACTAAAGCTCTCACGGAAGCTGTCAGGAGATACCCGGTGGATATTGTGAGCCATCCCAATTTCATGATGCCGGTAGAGCTGCAGGAACTGGCTCCGGTGTGTGCGGAACGGAATTCTTCTCTGGAGATAAATACCGGTCATGTATATAATAAAGATATGATTGTTCTGGCGGCGCAAAAGGCCGGGGCCAAGCTGGTGATTAACAGTGACGCACACACACCGCAGCGGGTAGGGGATCTGGCAAGCGGCCTGGCGTTGGTGGAGAGGTTGAAGTTTCCCCTGCAAAGGGTTGTCAATCTGAGACTGGAATAA
- a CDS encoding bifunctional phosphoglucose/phosphomannose isomerase, whose amino-acid sequence MINLDDVQAVQNLDTKELLSTLGQLPEQCEAAWCLAEQLELPKIGAVSNIVVTGLGVSAISGDLLRVFCGSRISVPVIVNRDYIMPEFVSADTLVFAAAYSGNTEATLSAYEEARSKNAYLIVIASGGRLTEKAVSDRITVIKLPDHMLPRLAMAQLFLPMLCVLYRLGLLEEMTGEIADMVSHLKIIREELKPEIPENQNPAKQLARLLYNRIPVFWGSAGITEVAAYRWKEIINESAKLPAFWNMLPDLDFSETLALKSHCDLQRQFFVVFLRDAYDHPMVQRRTEAIKEMIAENAAGSTDLNSSGSTTLARAFSLFYTGDYAGIYLALLCGSDPGC is encoded by the coding sequence ATGATAAATTTAGACGATGTGCAAGCAGTACAAAACCTTGATACGAAAGAACTCCTGTCCACATTAGGGCAGCTCCCCGAGCAGTGTGAGGCTGCCTGGTGTTTGGCTGAACAGTTGGAATTGCCTAAAATAGGAGCTGTTTCTAATATTGTGGTGACCGGTTTGGGAGTTTCCGCTATCAGCGGGGACTTGCTGCGGGTTTTTTGCGGCAGCAGAATCTCTGTTCCTGTAATTGTGAACAGGGATTATATAATGCCGGAATTTGTTTCTGCCGATACTTTGGTTTTTGCCGCAGCCTATTCGGGAAATACGGAAGCTACTTTGAGCGCCTATGAAGAAGCACGCAGTAAGAATGCTTATTTGATAGTAATTGCCTCCGGGGGCAGGTTGACTGAAAAGGCTGTTAGTGACAGGATAACGGTGATTAAACTTCCAGACCATATGCTGCCCAGACTGGCTATGGCACAGCTTTTTTTACCCATGCTTTGTGTACTGTACCGCCTGGGTCTGCTGGAGGAGATGACCGGAGAAATTGCGGACATGGTCAGTCATCTGAAAATTATCCGGGAGGAACTTAAGCCGGAAATTCCCGAAAATCAAAACCCAGCCAAGCAATTAGCCAGGTTATTGTACAACCGCATACCGGTATTCTGGGGTTCTGCGGGTATAACTGAGGTGGCGGCCTATCGCTGGAAAGAGATTATAAACGAGAGTGCAAAATTACCCGCCTTCTGGAATATGCTGCCCGACCTGGATTTTAGCGAGACGCTGGCTTTAAAATCTCACTGTGATCTACAGCGGCAGTTTTTTGTTGTGTTTTTGAGAGATGCCTATGATCACCCGATGGTTCAACGAAGGACAGAGGCCATTAAGGAAATGATTGCCGAAAATGCAGCCGGGAGTACGGATTTAAACAGCTCCGGCTCCACAACCTTGGCCAGGGCCTTTTCCTTATTTTATACGGGTGATTATGCCGGAATTTATCTGGCCCTGCTCTGCGGCAGCGATCCCGGTTGTTGA
- a CDS encoding amylo-alpha-1,6-glucosidase — protein MYFGKGSWKSFEQGAEKEWLVANGLGGYAAGTVIGANASKYHGLLVAALNPPVERVVLLAKLDEQVEAGGITYNLASNQTNGEVTHFGYVHLQRVIIDPLPCFIYSFSDITMEKHVFMLRDQNTTVILYRFYNGALPATLRFTPLVNCRDFHHNTYYGQLNFNSQPLKRGVAVSAVSGVPPLKIISSAGRFNKRDDWYKGMYYARERERGLNPYEDHFMPGYFEVKIDSGEVKTITVVATIEEKFPADQIAANGEGYLLQEKVRLEQLQAQAGYSEPLARQLVWAADSFIVHRRSTGTKSVIAGYPWFNDWGRDTMIALPGLTLITRRFEDAREILSTFARYCKDGLLPNMFADGDREPLYNTVDASLWYFQAVYKFLEYTGDFDFIRSEIFPVLRDIIYCHVRGTHFNIKADEDGLLQAGSPSLQLTWMDAKVNDWVVTPRHGKPVEINALWYNALCVYEKLCRHYGEIFPYGDLPGKVENSFIKQFWYSDAGILYDVIGPDGKKDAKLRPNQIIAVSLPHSMLSKNKSMIILRRVWQELYATYGLRSLSLRDPEYKGVYTGDQLCRDGAYHQGTVWGWLIGPFISAYRRINAYSPASREQAERFIAPFIDHLRDHGVGFISEIFDGNEPVKPRGTFAQAWSVAEVLRAYVEDVLEIKPGRG, from the coding sequence ATGTATTTCGGAAAAGGCAGTTGGAAAAGTTTTGAGCAGGGTGCGGAGAAGGAATGGCTGGTTGCCAACGGTCTGGGCGGCTACGCGGCCGGTACTGTCATAGGGGCTAACGCCAGCAAATACCATGGCCTGCTGGTGGCCGCCTTAAATCCTCCGGTTGAGCGGGTTGTTTTGCTGGCCAAGTTGGATGAACAAGTGGAGGCGGGGGGCATTACTTACAACCTTGCTTCAAACCAGACCAACGGCGAAGTAACCCACTTTGGCTATGTTCACCTGCAGCGGGTGATCATTGATCCATTGCCCTGTTTTATTTACAGTTTTTCTGATATAACTATGGAAAAACATGTATTTATGCTGCGTGATCAAAATACTACGGTGATTTTATACCGTTTTTACAATGGGGCCCTGCCCGCTACATTACGCTTTACACCTCTGGTAAACTGCCGTGATTTTCATCACAATACTTACTATGGGCAGTTGAATTTCAACAGCCAGCCGCTAAAGCGCGGTGTGGCGGTCAGTGCTGTTTCCGGAGTACCTCCGCTGAAAATTATCAGCAGCGCGGGAAGATTCAATAAACGGGATGACTGGTATAAAGGCATGTATTATGCCAGAGAGCGGGAGCGTGGGCTCAATCCTTACGAAGATCACTTTATGCCCGGATATTTTGAGGTAAAAATTGATTCCGGGGAAGTCAAAACCATAACTGTGGTGGCCACCATAGAAGAAAAATTTCCTGCGGATCAAATTGCCGCCAACGGTGAGGGGTATCTTTTGCAGGAAAAGGTTCGATTAGAACAATTACAGGCTCAGGCCGGATACAGTGAACCTTTGGCCAGGCAGCTGGTCTGGGCGGCAGACAGTTTTATTGTACACCGCCGCTCGACCGGCACTAAGAGTGTTATTGCCGGTTATCCCTGGTTCAATGATTGGGGCAGGGATACTATGATTGCCTTACCGGGGCTGACTTTGATCACTCGCCGGTTCGAGGACGCCAGAGAAATATTGAGTACCTTTGCGCGCTATTGTAAGGATGGCCTTTTGCCCAACATGTTTGCCGACGGTGACAGGGAACCTCTTTACAATACAGTAGACGCCTCTCTCTGGTATTTTCAGGCTGTTTATAAGTTCCTTGAATATACAGGCGACTTTGATTTTATCAGGTCGGAAATTTTTCCCGTATTGAGGGATATCATTTACTGCCATGTGCGAGGAACACATTTCAACATTAAGGCTGATGAGGATGGTTTGCTGCAGGCAGGCTCCCCTTCCCTGCAGCTCACCTGGATGGATGCCAAGGTAAATGACTGGGTAGTTACTCCCAGACACGGCAAACCGGTGGAAATTAATGCTCTCTGGTATAACGCGCTATGCGTATATGAAAAGTTATGCCGGCACTACGGTGAAATATTTCCCTACGGCGACCTTCCCGGTAAAGTAGAAAACAGTTTTATCAAGCAGTTCTGGTATTCTGATGCCGGTATACTCTATGATGTAATCGGGCCTGACGGTAAAAAGGACGCCAAATTGCGGCCTAATCAAATTATAGCGGTAAGCCTGCCTCATTCGATGCTGTCTAAAAATAAAAGTATGATTATATTAAGAAGGGTCTGGCAGGAGTTATACGCTACTTACGGTTTGCGCAGTCTTTCCTTGAGAGACCCGGAATATAAGGGCGTTTATACAGGCGATCAATTGTGCAGGGACGGCGCCTATCACCAGGGGACGGTTTGGGGCTGGTTAATCGGACCGTTTATCAGCGCCTACAGGAGGATCAATGCCTATTCGCCTGCCAGCCGCGAGCAGGCGGAGAGGTTTATAGCTCCTTTTATTGATCACCTGCGGGATCACGGGGTTGGCTTCATCTCGGAAATTTTTGACGGCAACGAGCCGGTCAAACCCAGAGGTACTTTCGCCCAGGCCTGGAGTGTGGCCGAAGTCCTCAGGGCTTATGTCGAGGATGTGTTGGAGATTAAACCGGGTCGTGGCTAG
- a CDS encoding Cof-type HAD-IIB family hydrolase, which produces MSKYKFVAIDLDDTLLDKDLKISERARQAISRAKDRGVLVTLSTGRMYRSALPYARELEIDLPIITYQGALVKNPGTGETLAHYPLPLDYARQVISRGKSLGYHINVYVNDNLYIEKENPHSARYEKISGIAAQPVGDLSDFLNREDPTKVLISAEEQQLDALMEEFGRKFGANVHITKSKPYFLEFSHPLATKGHALSVLAGKYGVLREEVMAVGDSYNDLEMIDYAGLGVIVANARKDLKEHADYVTAASSGDGVAEAIEKFILER; this is translated from the coding sequence ATGTCAAAATATAAATTTGTAGCTATCGATTTGGACGACACGCTTCTTGATAAGGATTTAAAGATTTCGGAACGGGCCCGCCAGGCGATAAGCCGGGCTAAAGACAGGGGGGTTCTGGTGACACTTTCTACCGGGCGGATGTACCGTTCGGCATTACCCTATGCCAGGGAGTTGGAAATTGATCTGCCTATAATTACCTATCAGGGTGCCTTAGTAAAAAACCCCGGCACAGGTGAAACTCTGGCTCATTACCCTTTGCCTCTGGATTATGCCCGCCAAGTTATCAGCAGGGGCAAAAGCCTGGGCTATCATATCAACGTTTATGTAAATGACAACCTCTATATTGAGAAGGAAAACCCGCACAGCGCCCGTTATGAAAAAATATCCGGCATCGCAGCTCAACCGGTGGGGGATCTGTCAGACTTTTTAAACCGGGAAGATCCTACCAAGGTACTGATTTCGGCTGAAGAGCAGCAGCTCGATGCCTTAATGGAGGAATTTGGCCGCAAATTTGGAGCAAACGTGCATATTACTAAATCAAAGCCTTATTTCCTGGAATTTTCACACCCTTTAGCCACAAAAGGACATGCTTTGTCGGTTTTAGCCGGAAAATACGGCGTGTTAAGGGAAGAGGTTATGGCTGTCGGAGACAGCTATAATGATCTGGAGATGATTGATTATGCCGGTTTAGGTGTGATTGTCGCTAATGCCAGAAAGGATTTAAAGGAACACGCGGACTACGTAACTGCGGCTTCCTCCGGGGACGGTGTGGCCGAGGCAATAGAGAAATTCATTTTGGAAAGATAG
- a CDS encoding hexokinase family protein has translation MTLQAQTGDPDNIMKKLRQQFAVPLSLLLEIAGKFHGEILNGLAGNKSSLKMLPSYLSKPSGEETGVFPALDFGGTNVRVRLLHLQGCRGFSVKRQKSMPLRDREGLYDYTGASVAAVELFDFIAGIIEDVLKCVAEEPSLQCELYPLGHTFSFGTYQTGANDAVLINWTKEIKTQGVEGQNINRLLADALLRRNLFHVKPVVILNDTVGTLLAAAYCDPYADIGSICGTGHNTCYLEQHAAAYQEPVIINMESGNFDLLPLTPYDDALDQNSGKPGEQRLEKAVSGRYLGELARLILKELAQAGKLFSGGDTGPPAVLEQPYAVSTKNIAFILESEPAAGGKDEGLVKWLRDNWGAACSNQDIAALREILSMIAERSARFVAATYLGILRHIDPALTSRHTIAVDGSLYEKMPGYADCIAAALSEALQEKAGMIKVKLTKDGSGVGAAIAAATIAGRSGSRKTV, from the coding sequence ATGACCTTGCAGGCGCAAACCGGTGATCCGGATAATATAATGAAAAAACTGCGGCAACAGTTTGCTGTGCCGCTTTCTTTGCTTTTAGAGATAGCGGGAAAGTTTCACGGTGAGATTTTAAACGGGTTGGCCGGAAATAAGAGTTCTTTGAAAATGCTGCCTTCTTATCTGTCTAAACCTTCCGGTGAAGAAACCGGTGTTTTCCCGGCACTTGATTTTGGGGGCACCAATGTGCGGGTTCGGCTTCTCCATTTGCAAGGCTGCAGGGGCTTTTCAGTAAAAAGGCAAAAATCCATGCCTCTCAGGGACAGGGAAGGACTGTATGATTATACAGGTGCTTCAGTTGCAGCTGTGGAGTTGTTTGATTTTATTGCCGGAATTATAGAAGATGTTCTGAAATGTGTTGCGGAAGAACCGTCGCTGCAGTGTGAGCTATACCCGCTGGGACATACTTTTTCTTTTGGAACCTATCAGACAGGTGCCAATGATGCTGTGCTGATCAATTGGACCAAGGAAATCAAAACACAGGGCGTAGAAGGTCAAAATATCAACCGGCTCTTAGCGGACGCTCTGTTGCGGCGTAATTTATTTCATGTTAAACCTGTAGTTATACTCAATGATACAGTAGGCACTTTACTGGCGGCTGCTTACTGCGATCCTTATGCCGATATAGGTTCCATTTGCGGTACTGGCCACAATACCTGTTATCTGGAGCAACATGCCGCGGCTTATCAGGAACCGGTGATAATAAATATGGAATCAGGAAATTTTGACCTGCTGCCCTTAACACCTTATGATGACGCGCTCGACCAAAACAGCGGCAAACCGGGTGAACAGAGATTGGAAAAGGCTGTTTCCGGCAGGTATCTGGGGGAGCTGGCACGGCTTATTTTAAAAGAGCTGGCGCAGGCGGGGAAGCTTTTTTCCGGCGGCGATACAGGCCCGCCGGCTGTTTTGGAGCAGCCTTATGCTGTCAGTACAAAAAATATTGCTTTTATACTGGAAAGTGAGCCTGCCGCCGGAGGGAAGGATGAAGGCCTGGTTAAGTGGCTGCGGGATAACTGGGGAGCAGCTTGCTCAAATCAGGATATCGCAGCTTTGCGGGAGATTTTGTCTATGATTGCAGAGCGTTCGGCCAGGTTTGTGGCAGCCACCTATCTGGGCATTCTCCGCCATATAGATCCTGCGCTCACTTCCCGCCATACCATTGCGGTGGACGGATCACTGTATGAAAAGATGCCCGGCTATGCCGACTGCATTGCCGCCGCTCTGTCCGAAGCTTTGCAGGAAAAGGCGGGCATGATTAAGGTTAAGCTGACCAAAGACGGTTCCGGCGTAGGCGCGGCTATTGCCGCGGCCACGATAGCCGGTAGGTCCGGCAGCCGGAAGACCGTTTAA
- a CDS encoding ATP-dependent helicase yields MIILRPGQQEAAAYRSGYLAVPAVPGAGKTTVLAYLGAQLIAEGRTGKGKLLIVTYMNSSAANFKARLARELETRGLPGGRGYEVKTLHSLALTILKESPERLLISGEMTILEQAEQFQLLREVTHRWISGNRNVWEAALETGKQENKEKYLEKWQAKTLDFFKNMISYFKCLGLTAEEMQGYLPALADESPLRWAIEAYNQYRDRLFHLGVQDFDDLIYNARTLLKTDTAVLKRLQKRWSYIFEDEAQDSNLLQEQILLLLAGGSPEDKKGITFTGNLVRVGDSNQSVMGTFTAADPALFRSFCRSREIKNQPLLYSSRSSQNIIDLANHLVSWVATEHPVQACRQALEKQYIKPVPAADPCPNPQPERYTIGSIKSKTNREEISKIAGHASRYIRENKEKTVAILAPDKYILLEAAEQLTLLNAPFRQIAGGQSERRHTARALGAVIEYLAEPHKGSKLVKALSSTLLPELAGEDFPYIKEFLAACRLEELLYPEGAGKQELPEEAATSLLWPSCLAALKRVKTWLTASRIPPESLLLFLAADLGLENEELAIAQRIALQIKELLRSNPAWRLADLAAELQSLESIFDHFTDMVYDRHGYTPEPGVISLATYHKAKGLEWDTVFLTSLTSDSFPSQPDDYFRDHPGYLNKHMANPGALAKAELKALIEPGKIIDPQEEAKKETISERLRLLYVGITRARENLLFSYPEMLYLPGFPKPFKKKPALALQELKRYMRQKKDEFYSEKQ; encoded by the coding sequence ATGATAATCCTAAGACCGGGCCAACAAGAAGCAGCGGCCTACCGCAGCGGTTACCTGGCAGTTCCGGCCGTACCCGGAGCGGGCAAAACCACCGTCCTGGCCTATCTGGGCGCGCAGCTGATAGCCGAGGGCCGCACAGGTAAAGGAAAGCTGCTTATAGTCACCTATATGAACTCCTCGGCAGCCAACTTTAAAGCCAGGCTGGCCAGGGAACTGGAAACCAGAGGTCTGCCCGGCGGCAGGGGCTATGAAGTGAAAACCCTGCATTCCCTGGCCTTAACTATTTTAAAGGAAAGCCCCGAGCGACTTCTCATCTCAGGGGAAATGACCATCCTGGAACAGGCGGAACAGTTCCAGCTGCTGCGGGAAGTAACTCACCGCTGGATCAGCGGCAACCGGAACGTCTGGGAAGCCGCCCTGGAAACAGGCAAACAGGAGAACAAGGAAAAATATCTGGAAAAATGGCAGGCTAAAACATTGGATTTCTTTAAAAATATGATCTCCTACTTTAAATGCCTTGGTCTTACCGCGGAAGAAATGCAGGGCTACCTGCCCGCCCTGGCTGATGAATCACCCCTGCGCTGGGCCATAGAAGCCTATAATCAATACAGAGACAGGCTCTTCCATCTGGGAGTTCAGGACTTTGACGACTTGATTTATAATGCCCGCACCCTTCTGAAAACAGATACAGCCGTATTGAAGCGTTTACAAAAGCGCTGGAGCTATATTTTCGAAGATGAGGCGCAGGACTCCAACCTGCTGCAAGAACAAATATTGCTGCTGCTGGCCGGCGGCAGCCCGGAAGATAAGAAAGGTATTACTTTTACGGGCAATCTGGTGCGCGTGGGAGACTCCAACCAATCCGTTATGGGCACCTTCACAGCGGCTGACCCGGCACTTTTTCGCAGTTTCTGCCGCAGCCGGGAAATTAAAAACCAACCGCTGCTTTATTCCAGCCGCAGCTCGCAGAACATTATCGATCTGGCTAATCACCTGGTTTCCTGGGTTGCCACGGAGCACCCGGTGCAAGCCTGCCGGCAGGCGCTGGAAAAACAGTACATAAAACCAGTTCCGGCAGCTGACCCCTGCCCTAATCCCCAACCTGAACGCTACACCATAGGCTCTATAAAGAGCAAAACCAACCGGGAAGAAATAAGCAAAATAGCCGGGCATGCCTCTCGTTATATCAGGGAAAACAAAGAAAAAACTGTGGCCATACTTGCCCCGGACAAGTATATTCTACTGGAAGCGGCGGAACAACTAACCCTCCTCAACGCGCCCTTTCGGCAAATAGCCGGCGGGCAGAGCGAACGGCGCCATACCGCGCGGGCCCTGGGAGCTGTTATTGAATACCTGGCCGAGCCGCACAAGGGAAGCAAACTGGTCAAAGCCTTAAGCTCTACCCTGCTGCCGGAACTGGCCGGAGAGGATTTTCCGTACATTAAAGAATTCCTGGCAGCCTGCCGCCTGGAAGAACTCCTATACCCCGAAGGGGCGGGAAAACAGGAGCTGCCTGAAGAGGCAGCCACCTCGCTGCTCTGGCCGTCCTGCCTGGCAGCGCTGAAAAGAGTAAAAACCTGGCTGACAGCTTCCCGCATACCCCCTGAATCGCTGCTGCTTTTTTTGGCCGCTGATTTGGGACTGGAAAATGAGGAACTTGCTATTGCACAAAGAATCGCCCTGCAAATAAAAGAACTGCTGCGCAGCAATCCGGCCTGGAGGCTGGCAGACCTGGCCGCAGAATTACAGTCGCTGGAAAGCATCTTCGACCATTTCACAGATATGGTTTATGACCGCCACGGCTATACCCCGGAACCGGGTGTCATCAGCCTGGCAACCTATCATAAAGCCAAGGGGCTGGAGTGGGATACCGTCTTCTTAACCTCACTGACCTCAGACAGCTTCCCGTCACAGCCGGATGATTATTTCCGGGATCACCCCGGCTACCTGAATAAGCATATGGCCAATCCCGGCGCACTGGCCAAGGCGGAATTAAAAGCACTGATTGAACCGGGCAAAATAATCGACCCTCAAGAGGAGGCCAAGAAGGAAACCATCAGTGAAAGACTCCGCCTGCTTTATGTAGGCATAACACGGGCCAGGGAAAACCTGCTCTTCAGTTACCCCGAAATGCTTTACCTGCCCGGTTTCCCCAAGCCCTTTAAGAAAAAACCGGCTCTTGCCCTGCAAGAACTAAAAAGATATATGCGGCAGAAAAAAGATGAATTTTATTCGGAAAAACAGTAA
- a CDS encoding PD-(D/E)XK nuclease family protein, whose protein sequence is MLSARLKNLYFSQQSLNIYNTCALKFRLRHIDGLYWPQSRTTEEEKHSIEKGRQFHLLAQRYYSCLDNTVPRGSPYEHDLRQWLDSLRNTFAMTGENSYYPEFTLRLNRNGIKLQAQYDLIVLTPDNSLIIYDWKTDARPLRKTELLNRMQTMLYLFLLAETASVITAGQAVEPEKIKMIYWNPIFAGQNIEIDYSAARHKDFARYITGLIKRILQLNYPDFQATEEKNHCGRCEYSPICRGEKSRAEIEFDSIEDAVEEINEDYLSFENF, encoded by the coding sequence ATGCTTTCCGCCAGATTAAAGAATCTTTACTTCAGCCAGCAGTCACTGAATATCTATAATACCTGCGCTCTAAAATTCCGCCTGCGCCACATCGACGGCCTGTACTGGCCCCAAAGCCGGACGACGGAAGAGGAAAAACACAGCATCGAGAAAGGACGGCAATTTCACCTGCTGGCACAGAGGTATTACAGCTGCCTGGACAACACCGTGCCACGGGGCTCTCCATATGAACATGATCTGCGGCAGTGGCTGGACAGCCTGCGGAATACTTTTGCCATGACCGGAGAAAACAGCTATTACCCGGAATTTACACTGCGCTTAAACCGCAACGGCATAAAACTGCAAGCCCAATATGATTTAATCGTGCTCACACCGGACAACAGCCTTATCATCTATGACTGGAAGACAGATGCCAGACCGCTGCGAAAAACCGAGCTGCTAAACCGTATGCAGACCATGCTCTACCTGTTCCTGCTGGCGGAAACCGCCTCAGTTATAACAGCCGGCCAAGCAGTCGAACCGGAAAAAATAAAGATGATTTACTGGAATCCCATCTTTGCCGGCCAAAATATAGAAATAGATTATTCCGCGGCCAGACACAAGGACTTTGCCCGTTATATAACCGGCTTAATCAAGAGGATTCTCCAATTAAATTATCCGGATTTCCAGGCGACCGAGGAAAAAAACCACTGCGGCAGATGCGAGTATTCACCCATATGCCGGGGAGAAAAAAGCAGAGCGGAAATTGAATTTGATTCAATAGAAGATGCCGTGGAGGAGATTAACGAGGATTACCTGTCTTTTGAAAATTTTTAA
- a CDS encoding glucose-6-phosphate isomerase: MSQSLLKLDLSHSFVQKEIVNLEPFVLSAHNVLHNRTGAGSEFTGWLDLPEKYDREEFNRILQAAEKIKNTSDALVVIGIGGSYLGARAAIEMLTHHFHNLLDSSKRTGTQIYFAGNNISSTYISHLLEILADKDISVNVISKSGTTAEPALAFRIFRDYMEKKYGKEAAGKRIYATTDRQKGALKKLADSEGYETFIVPDETGGRYSVLTAVGLLPIAAAGINIEELMSGAGRARQEYESPALETNICYQYAAARQALYRKGKTVEVLVNYEPSLMYFSEWWKQLFGESEGKDEKGIYPASVNFSTDLHSMGQYLQNGMRQLFETVIFFDRPRLELAVPNDPLDLDGLNFLTGKTIDFVNRKACQGTLLAHTGGGAPNVLLTIPEQTAFCLGQLFYFFEKACAVSGYLLGVNPFDQPGVEAYKNNMYALLGKPGYEELKKALEKQLHAI; this comes from the coding sequence TTGAGTCAATCACTTCTCAAACTTGACCTGAGTCACTCATTTGTGCAAAAGGAAATCGTCAATCTGGAACCTTTTGTGCTTTCGGCTCATAATGTTTTGCATAACCGAACCGGAGCAGGCAGTGAGTTTACCGGTTGGCTTGATTTGCCTGAGAAGTATGATCGGGAAGAATTCAATCGGATTCTCCAGGCAGCCGAAAAAATAAAAAACACTTCCGACGCTCTGGTAGTCATAGGCATCGGTGGTTCTTATCTGGGAGCCAGGGCTGCTATAGAAATGCTGACACACCACTTTCATAACCTGCTTGACTCAAGCAAGAGAACCGGTACACAGATTTACTTTGCAGGCAATAACATCAGTTCCACATATATCAGCCACCTGCTGGAAATCCTTGCGGATAAAGACATTTCCGTCAATGTAATCTCCAAATCCGGCACCACTGCGGAACCTGCCCTTGCTTTTAGAATTTTTCGCGATTATATGGAGAAAAAATACGGTAAAGAAGCGGCCGGCAAAAGAATTTACGCAACAACCGACCGGCAAAAAGGTGCGCTAAAAAAGCTGGCTGACAGTGAAGGATATGAAACCTTTATCGTGCCGGATGAAACCGGGGGGCGCTATTCGGTTTTAACTGCCGTAGGGCTTCTGCCCATAGCGGCGGCCGGTATAAACATAGAGGAATTAATGTCCGGTGCCGGCCGGGCCAGGCAGGAATATGAAAGCCCGGCACTGGAGACCAACATCTGCTATCAATACGCGGCTGCCAGACAGGCTCTCTACCGGAAAGGAAAAACCGTGGAGGTTCTGGTCAATTATGAACCGTCTCTCATGTATTTCTCCGAGTGGTGGAAACAGCTCTTTGGAGAGAGCGAGGGCAAAGACGAAAAAGGCATATATCCCGCTTCAGTCAACTTCTCCACGGACCTGCACTCAATGGGCCAGTACCTGCAGAACGGGATGCGCCAGCTTTTTGAAACAGTCATCTTCTTTGACCGGCCCAGACTTGAACTGGCCGTTCCTAACGACCCGCTTGACTTGGACGGCCTGAACTTTCTAACCGGCAAAACCATTGATTTTGTTAACAGAAAAGCCTGTCAGGGCACACTGCTGGCACATACGGGAGGGGGTGCGCCTAATGTCCTGCTGACTATTCCCGAACAGACAGCTTTCTGTTTGGGACAATTGTTCTACTTCTTTGAAAAGGCCTGCGCTGTCAGCGGCTATTTGCTGGGCGTCAACCCCTTTGACCAGCCGGGCGTCGAGGCATACAAAAATAATATGTATGCCCTATTGGGAAAACCGGGTTACGAGGAACTTAAAAAAGCGCTGGAAAAACAACTGCATGCAATTTAA